CAGTTTAGTGTGTGTTTTCCTGAGGTTGAAAAATCGGCCCATGTACAACTTTGTCGTCACCCAGCAATCGGCCACCCACTCAGAGATTTCCGTGAACGTGCGCTCCTTATCTTTGTCCCAACTGCTAGGCGGCAGAATCCTTTGGAATGGACCACAAACGATGCAATCTAACAAGGCAGCGCATAAGCCTGCCGTCCATATCATGTTTAGTATTGAACAGTTGACCAGCCACATATATCTAAAATCCGAGTGATAAcagcaatataattaaatatgtattataatgtatttgctTGAATCGATGGATCAAAAACAAAGAAAAGAGcctaccaaaaaaataaatatttttattaacacacaccagaaaaattatttgatttgaatCTGTcacaatatgattaaaaaactgCAAGAATTCAATATcaagtcaaaataatttaataaacatatatgatataaaaatttaattttaaacgaataaGTTTCTAATTTTAGTCTAAAtgcatagtatatttttatagaaatccATTTAATGTATCAGAATGGTAcccataaaaacaatttgaatagtGTATCTGTGTAGTAAAGTTTTATGATGTAAAACAATCTGTGCGAATGCTATTATTTCAGGTTTACTATAGTATGTGGTTATAGTTTAACTAATACCTTattaataagcaataataagataaatgaaCAATCAATAATTGATTACCAATaccaaagtataatattttatatatagtgaTGTGTTTAGAATGTAGTAACAAGGTATGGTGAAAATAGAGCTGTACTTAGAATTCGGCGCCTAGGAGCAATTGTAAAATTCCACTCTCTTATTAGGGCTTTCTCCAGTGTTAacaaacacaaatataaatatataaaagttaaaataattgtataaaggGCGATTCATCAAGTACGCTCACGCcccttttttcatttattattaaatgtattaattaaaatgctggttttttaagtttacttaatggttttatttttaaatattaacatttttttatatcattaaatatggaTTCAGAggttaattgtaaattttcatGTGTTAGAATACGAGTgtgtagttattaaattatttaatcatgcgtactaaggataataattttatgataatgtatttgaaaagcatggtactatttattttggctgattatttgaataccttactactttagtaattaatattattctttcaaCATTGTAtcatcaaaaattattgatttaacaatttacagaaaaaaacattagtaCTCATTTTAACAAAAGAAGTTTGTACACCCTACTGAATACTCCTAAATTGTATaagaaatctaaataattaaaaatattgaactaaatttaaaaatttcaagaatcaaaatttgaatttaaactaCAGAATAACAGCATTATTacgtaatagttaaataaaatggtaaaagtatattttactacagTATATATTACAAGAGTGCCGTCAGTGGGCGGCTTATTCTCTTATTAAGTCTtcgttaaaaaattgtttgcaaTCAATTAAgcttattgtacaaaatatgtatagattgtttaatttaaaataaaaactacattaaatataatattatgatcgtgttttattataatttgtaaacaacTTCGTCATTAGCTGTGAACTTCATCCCACGTAATGTCACAGGCAGTTTTCCGAAGAATCATtcgtatttttagaatatatcaCGAAGCCATGAATCATGATGAATACACTTcagttattacaaattttaaatttccacctataaatatgtatgacaatacaatataatttgcataaaaatattaacattacattatactatCTATATGGTTGgctttacacaaaaaataaatgtagtacATATTAATCGCTTCCTAATTTTACTCGATAGCCTATTCTAGCAGTTTGCACACAGGCATGAGTAAATTGGTGTATGATGAAAGAGTCTAATGTATTCTCTGTAATATTCGTAGGgttataaaaaccaatagatagaattaattcaattaaaaaaaaagtaggcaAGTGGGtaccgctctgctgtatattaGATGTCAAGTAGTTCACTATAATgggtgtattaaattttaattcaatgatatgttttttgaaatagctactaaataaataatgtttcagctgatatagtataaataaattatatcttaaaattaatctgtatgttttaagaatttctttttcaatttgattattagtacctatgaaattaaaacttaaatagatttaatggAAAAAACGCTtggtaacatttaatatatattaaaatgtataatacctactaaaaaaaggaaaaaaaatataaaattgagacGTCTTAATCGTCTCCTGAAAGTCAGAAATTTGTACTTATATAGTGTTTTTGTCACGTGCACCGGCTtggtaaattttacaattaatttcctCGTCTCACTTACCAATGTTccgttacttatttatttattatgtatcgaCGTGCGTATGAAAACGGAATACGCGAACTTTGGTCGACCGAGAGTGTTGGCGGACAAtcgaaaacttaaattttattatgcgGTAAAccgataacaaaaaataacaatgtaggtacttataaatatgtaaatgcgCATAATAACTGATCGGGGTAAATTTATACGCACAGCAGACCAcggacattataatttattatttaaaatccgtCCACGTTCCGTGCAAGATAAATGGACATTAATACGACGTTTTAATCATGCTGCGAGAAATATATGAGTTTccagaatattaataatgtctcTCAGCCGCGCATCAAAGTTTCGTGGTAATACACAGTGCCATCGGTGCAGTCGTAATTCGGCGGGACTTTGAAtaagtacaaattatttagctATTTTTGTCAAACATTGGTATTATGTTACATACATCAAACGAAATTAGCAGAAATGAATATCCTACCCACAATTAAGACGGATTATTCCGGTTATTCCGCGGCGGTTACGACGAGTCAAGTCAAACCAAActcgcgtgtgtgtgtgtgcgcgagTGTCCGTGTGCGTGGTGCGcgtaggtaatattaattttggatCTAACATCTAATACCTAAAATGGCACAGTATTTACATCGTGCGGTATCTCGTCCGCAACTTCTCTTTATTATACGCAACAATTATTTACCCATACAGCAGTATATCGTATAACATGCGCTGTCAACTGTTTGTGTTTCGAAGAACGTACACACGCATCAAACGggattttatttggttttagtTTTTCGAAAAGGCAAAGGGTTGCTCGCACAAATTGTTCACACTAGCGAGTTGTTGGGTAAacgtgagtataatattataatattatatttatatacttacaaatataaactCGTTACACATGTAACCGTAATCGCGggaaaccaatttttttgCCAAGACATTATTGCGTTTAACAACACGATAATTTCTTTCCATTCGTTCATGCGAACTCTAAGTTCTTTTGAAATCCTTTCCTGCAACAGAATAaccgataaataatatattaaaaaaataaaaccatatttcgttatattatattaataagttcaaCATTACACTAGTacaaatgttcatattttttt
This genomic stretch from Rhopalosiphum maidis isolate BTI-1 chromosome 3, ASM367621v3, whole genome shotgun sequence harbors:
- the LOC113558497 gene encoding ARL-6-interacting protein 1 homolog isoform X3 translates to MNEWKEIIVLLNAIMSWQKNWFPAITVTCVTSLYLYMWLVNCSILNMIWTAGLCAALLDCIVCGPFQRILPPSSWDKDKERTFTEISEWVADCWVTTKLYMGRFFNLRKTHTKLFHSVLSVSFFSLLYIGTTFNNLFISYITIMGILLFPGFKTKSEYIEDSLQRYAHQMLSGDDDDASS
- the LOC113558497 gene encoding ARL-6-interacting protein 1 homolog isoform X1; translated protein: MCPRDNGHEIHFVHFGHSFRRDNDGVYDTHMHQHAFQAKRKIIYRFYILQERISKELRVRMNEWKEIIVLLNAIMSWQKNWFPAITVTCVTSLYLYMWLVNCSILNMIWTAGLCAALLDCIVCGPFQRILPPSSWDKDKERTFTEISEWVADCWVTTKLYMGRFFNLRKTHTKLFHSVLSVSFFSLLYIGTTFNNLFISYITIMGILLFPGFKTKSEYIEDSLQRYAHQMLSGDDDDASS
- the LOC113558497 gene encoding ARL-6-interacting protein 1 homolog isoform X2; amino-acid sequence: MAGDGCIDFLEKERISKELRVRMNEWKEIIVLLNAIMSWQKNWFPAITVTCVTSLYLYMWLVNCSILNMIWTAGLCAALLDCIVCGPFQRILPPSSWDKDKERTFTEISEWVADCWVTTKLYMGRFFNLRKTHTKLFHSVLSVSFFSLLYIGTTFNNLFISYITIMGILLFPGFKTKSEYIEDSLQRYAHQMLSGDDDDASS